A window of Candidatus Omnitrophota bacterium contains these coding sequences:
- a CDS encoding glutamate--tRNA ligase, with the protein MSVRVRFAPSPTGKLHVGSARTALFNWLFAKHHHGTFILRIEDTDQKRSNPAFLEDIYASLAFLGIQADEGPVFQSQRQAIYQEHAKKMLSAGAAIEREGAVVFQIPPQQVTFTDALRGDITVDTSLFETLVIMKSDGTPTYNFACVVDDALMRVSHVIRGDDHIANTPKQVVLYQALGFPLPAFAHIPLIVGADRARLSKRLGATSVEEYRQAGYLPEAVFNYLALLGWAPGGNREFVPPAEIIQLFDLAKVRKSAAYFDLKKLDWLNSQYIKQTPVPKLAEMLAPRLIAKGLLPAAYDRAWLEQVAAIIHDRLRVLEDIEEEHVFFFQDPPQYHEEAVAQFLRQDGVGPRLLALRDRLSRLASFDAASIEQATRGMIAEQHFASKELIHPVRVAVTGRAVSPPLFEVMAVLGKDKVLKRLDDAATTLALEHG; encoded by the coding sequence ATTTGCTCCAAGCCCTACGGGAAAGCTTCACGTCGGATCGGCGCGGACCGCGCTCTTTAACTGGCTCTTTGCCAAACACCACCACGGCACCTTCATCCTGCGCATCGAAGATACCGATCAGAAGCGCTCCAACCCGGCGTTTCTCGAGGATATCTACGCCAGCCTGGCGTTTCTCGGCATTCAGGCCGATGAGGGGCCGGTGTTTCAAAGCCAGCGGCAGGCGATCTATCAGGAGCACGCGAAGAAGATGCTCTCGGCCGGTGCGGCCATCGAGCGCGAGGGGGCCGTGGTCTTTCAGATCCCGCCGCAGCAGGTGACCTTTACGGATGCGCTGCGCGGCGATATCACCGTCGACACCAGCTTGTTTGAGACGCTGGTCATCATGAAGTCCGACGGTACGCCGACGTATAATTTCGCGTGTGTGGTGGATGATGCGCTGATGCGCGTCTCCCATGTCATTCGCGGCGATGATCACATCGCCAACACGCCCAAGCAGGTGGTGCTGTATCAGGCCCTGGGATTTCCGCTGCCGGCCTTCGCCCATATTCCGCTGATCGTGGGTGCTGACCGCGCGCGGCTCTCCAAACGCTTGGGAGCGACGTCCGTTGAGGAATATCGCCAGGCCGGCTATCTGCCGGAGGCGGTGTTTAATTATCTGGCCCTGTTGGGCTGGGCGCCCGGCGGCAACCGCGAGTTCGTGCCGCCTGCGGAGATCATCCAGCTCTTTGATCTGGCCAAGGTGCGCAAATCGGCGGCCTACTTCGATCTGAAAAAACTGGACTGGCTCAACAGCCAATATATCAAGCAAACACCGGTGCCGAAGCTCGCCGAGATGCTGGCTCCGCGGCTCATCGCCAAAGGTCTGCTGCCGGCCGCCTATGACCGCGCATGGCTTGAGCAGGTTGCCGCGATCATCCATGATCGGCTGCGCGTGCTCGAAGATATCGAAGAAGAGCACGTGTTTTTCTTTCAGGACCCGCCGCAGTATCATGAGGAGGCGGTGGCGCAATTCCTCCGCCAAGACGGTGTTGGGCCCCGGTTGCTCGCACTGCGCGATCGCCTCAGCCGCCTGGCGTCATTTGACGCCGCGTCGATCGAGCAGGCCACGCGCGGGATGATTGCCGAGCAGCACTTCGCCTCGAAGGAGCTGATCCATCCGGTGCGCGTGGCGGTGACCGGCCGCGCCGTGAGTCCGCCGCTGTTTGAAGTGATGGCCGTGCTAGGGAAAGACAAAGTGCTCAAACGACTCGAC